The segment CACCAATTCATCTAGTTTAAGACACTGCTGACGCCTAATCCATTCTTTAAAACTCTTAAAAACTCAGTTTATTCCTTTCTCACTTTTAAAAGTAGGTGCTACTCATGCTGATACAAttcctcatttttttttcataaatatctTTCTCATTTGTTCTAGTTTGTGTGTGAGACAAAGGAATCCCACCAAAAATGTTTTGTCAACTATTTGCAACAGTCAGaacatgatttctttttttggtaaaGGAATCATCCGAATTAATTAAACGGATAAATCTCAGATATAGTAATTGAATTCATAATCACTGtatcaattaaatcaagatttcataaatgtaataaaaattcaaattcaaacattttctctaaaaattttaatgctttACTAGAACAgtcaaaacataattttacttaaccaaagaagaaaaaaagaaaaaaaaggccaaaacatGATATGCTCCTTGATTTGTCACCTGTTTGTTGACAAACTATTTACCAAATACCAAGTACACGAAAAGTTGGATCAACAAAGCCATACAATAGGCGCAGCTATGTTGTAAATATTCTATATGTTGTGCCAGGGAACTTGTTCACTTGAAATGGGTCACTTGCTCAATATCTGCAAAGCAAACAGTCTGCATAAAGGTAGCTTAGAGCAAACAAACGAATCTCTTAAAAGCTTAGTAATGAACTGCAGAGAGGAGACAACAACTTATGTTTATTTGCTCTTTTGccaaaaaaatttcacatagtCAACTTGCCCATTAAGTCCATAAGCATAGACTCCATATTAGATCATGATGATTCCTTATTTTGCCAtagaattaaaatatgaaaggaAAACAAAGAATTAAAACAAAGTATAGACTCCATATtagtcaactttcaaaaaccagGGTGATGGGGGACCAAGATACTTGAAAGgaaaacaagattaaaatatgaaatcaaacaaagtatGAGGCAAGAGGAAGGTTGAGTGGAAATGACGAATAAAGAAGATAATAACAGACGTTTCCCTTATTTTGCCATAGAATTCTTGTTATTAATTTCGTCAATCAAACAATATCAACCACCAAATATCATTGTGAATGATATTACAATCCATCAACACTTTTCTTGCATAGGGTCTCATAACAGTGCTTATTTCTATTGCATGGATTCATTATCCTCTGGTAGAACCAGCCTGATGGGTTAAACAATTGAAGGTTAAACAACAGTGCTTTAAAATGAAggcaaaagaaaggaaaagttAATTTGACTCGATAGATCGCTTTGAACTTGGCATTGCATCTGTTCTTTTAAAGGTGAGAGCATCTGGTTCTTATCTctacctaattatatatatttttctttgagaTTTGATGCTTCAAGGGATCTAATGTGCCTTGAGTTTTTGCTCTCACAGTATTCTCCAATACTTTTCCTTTGCGCTGGTTGAATTCAAAGCTGTAGCAGTAATGGTGGTCCAGATTAGAACTTGAATTTAACTTTTAGTCTTAGTTACCACAGCCTATCATTCCTTGGACCATTTCGTCAAAGCACTATTCAATTATCTTTGCTCCCCAAATGACACCCACTTGTATGAGAGAGATTTTTCAGAAGTGCTCAGGGAAAATAAAACatagtattttattaattaaggtaaaaaaaaaacacaagagATTTTAAAAGCTTCATGTTAGAGATACACCATGCACCATACATTAAACCCAGAAACCCTTCCAAATGCAGCTACATGGCATGCTTTCTTCAGAAAAAGGCTGCAATACGAGATAGTCTTCTTAAATAACTGCACCGCCTGAAATCAGAAAGCAAGAAACAAAACAAGTATTATAATAGTGAGATTGCTCAAGTTCATCTACCAAATTACTTTCATCACTAAGAAAATATTGAGTAATGGTGACTCTGAAAGCTTCTCACCGCTTCCCTTTGGTGTTTTGCATTTAAAGCATTCTGTCCTCTTAGCATAATTGTGAACTCCACATTCCGTtctgtttgaaaaattttcagaaaaattatttgtactgGTAAAACATCAAATTACAAGCCTTTAGAAATTACTCTTCATGTATGCAGGCGTCTAATCAATTATCTTTATTACAATACTATCAGAATATTGTATATTAACAATGGCTGTACAATTCAAACAAAGAATTGGATTGAAATAATGCTGCCTAATttctggaaatttttttttctataataatgTAGAGATTCACAATGTACACTCTGAGAATGCACTTGGGAAAAATTTCCCGAAGGAAGATCCAAGATCATCAGTCTTCTGGGGATAAAGAAGAAAGCTTGCAAACACTACAAATTGGGGCTAGATTAACATGAATTTTCCTCAAACTTGTACAAGTAGGATATTTCATGTCAAGATGTTAAGATTATTTCTCTTAAGTTTCCCCTAGCAAGGAGTTGCATGTGTAATGATGCtttgtttatttatgaaaaaattccATGAGTAAAGATGTAATCgcttttgattaattttcaGTTCTGTGTGCGCACATTTACATGCCAAATAAAAACAAGTACTGTGGATAAAAAATCAATgctaatttagaaaaaaaaaaaaatgaatgcatCAGTGAATGTGATAGGTTGAGACAACAGTGGAGGGCGCAGATGGTGTTCTTAGTTCTTACTATCTGCAAAGTGTGAAAATGAGCTCACCTTGGGCAAGTCCAGTCACCAGGTTTAGTAGGGCCGCCGGCTTGTTTCCTGGATCCACATACATAGCAGTTCGATCGGCTGGCAAAATTGTGAGCTCCGcatgttatttgattttcaCAGTTCACAGCGGTGCAATACCAGTCTCCAAGACGGAGCACTGTCCAGGTTGATGGCTCAGGGCCACCATACCTAGGGTAATTGCAGTTTTGGCAAGCGTCTCGCTTCTTGAAATTCTGGTTTTGGCAGGCGGGGCACATCCAATCTCCAGCTGCCCAGCTCATTTTTCTATCCTGCAGGAAGAAGACAATATACAATATATTAATAAGAAAACATGGTGAAGCTACAACGCTAAACTCCTTCCTCTTAAAAGACATTTCTATAATCATGATCTTCCATATCAATTCATGTTCTTCTGTAACAAGAATGTAACTCATGGCTAGATTATCCTCCTGTAATTTCATTCATTGAGTTAGAAAGGCAAAAAATAGAAAGCTTGAAATGGAGAAATTCACCTAAAGAAAGAGCTTGAACAAGAAATATGATACGGGTGGTTAAGTAGTGGCTTGGAAGATGTAGAAGAGATTTGAGTACTGCAGTTTGGTGAATTTGGTGTTTGGGTTAGAGGGATTTTTATACCTGCTAAGGCCTCAAGAGTGGGGCCATTGATGTTGCTCTATCAAATTTTGCCTTTTGGCAGATGTGGTTTCCTTAAGATGGGATTCCAAAAGTAGAAAATTTAATTCTGAGAGATTGAGATAAACCTGCTCATTCATCTCCAATGAAAGAAGAGGCTGAAGAGCTAAGCTTGTTACTATATCAACATACATTTTTCCTTGTAAATTTCCACTAAGGCCCCTTCTTTATACGATTCCCCTTGCAATtattgcaaaagaaaaaaacttattattCTCTTCTCCATATCCATTTCTAGTAAGGTGCAATCGGGGGAGATGTTACTTGAAGGGTGGCCAGCCATCACATTTTTACCTCTAGAAGAATTGGTCCTCCACACAATTGCCAAAGAGGATGCTCACATAAAATTTTCCAACTTGCATTGCATATACAAACATTTTCCAAGAAGAGTAGTAATATGTGTACAAAAAAATGGTACAAACTTATAGATAAacgatgatatatcactatgtgattgagtgctgttttatctttaattcaaatttactcaatcatataaagatatattatagtTTATGCATAAGTTTATACTCATTATTTATGTGtaagtttgtatttattatttatatatatagttttattatttggtgGCACACAAGACAGTAAAAAGGTTGAGAGAAAACATTTAAACAGTTTCACCATTGGAATCAATTCCTCATAATGCATATGGATTGGCAAATTCCCTTTTCATGTTTGGATTCCTTTTCTGCAATAATGCAAAAGTTATTTGAGGATTCACATCACCATTGGCTCTTTTATTTTCTGCTACTTCCCATTACTTAATCTGCATATGCATGGCAATATTCAAAATTGACTACACAGGCAGGGCCTTTTTGCACTGCATGAACATGTGTTCAAATAAAGCCACAGAACAAAATGTGCTCATGGAATTCGAAGTTAACTGGGAGAGGTATATATGGTTAGCAAATTAAACTTCcatgtttgtatattttaacTAGAAAAGAAAGGAATTTTCTCAGGAGTTTTACTGGAATAAGGATTGCGGCGGGCTGACGCTGCAGGGAAGAATGGGCAGGAAGGAGAAGCTAGATTTAATTATCTGGAAAGTGGCAAATTTTAGGTGGGGTCGGTTGGATTGTGAACTGCATGATAGTAGAGTATATTATaggtttgaatatatataatatatgtatgcaaGAATCATATTCGtcttaaagaaatataaaagtGTTTTGCGTGTTAATTGGTGTCAATATCCGGTAATGAAGCCTCCAAGTTCATGCATCAAGGCATGCCAAATTAAAGAGAGTTCTTCAGCATGCATATATGCTTTCAAAGTTGTGCATGGTTCATGTAATCTTAAGTATAAGGTATAAGACTTGAATAACATATTAGAAATATCAGTTTTTAGTATTGAATCTATATAGGTTTAAATTCTTCAATctcaataactaattttttatatataattctcttaaggtttatattattttatatcaaaatcacCACCACATTTCGTAACATGGAACTAGGCATAGTATACCCACATGGGTGGCAGGGCTACAAAACATAGTGATATATTAATATCCTAATTATAATCGTAATTTAAGGCTAGCAAAAACCTAGCACATAGCTAATCTGTGTGAATATCAGTGTTGCATAATGGTAGCATGCATATATGCTTTCAAAGTTGTGCATGGTTCATGCTTTGAGTAAAAAGTTTGTTAAGTTCTTAAATTCCAAGTATAAGATATAAGACTTGAATCACacattaaaaatatgaatttttaatgtgaaatttatatgattttatattcttcaatctcaataactagttttttaaatataatttttttaaagtttatattattttatatcaaagttATCATCACGTCTTCCAACAAAAAATTAGAACACAGAATAATCACATGGGTGGTAAGACTACGaaacataataatatgttaagatcTTAATTATAATCATAGTTTGAGACTAGCACATAGTCAACTTGCATAAGTGTCAGTGCTGCATAATAGTAGTATATTAGGATTGCAGTTGCAATTGTAGCCTTGGGGCTAGTTGAGAGTTAGAGCATAGCCAACTCACGTGGACGCTAGCATTATAAAGCGATGGTATGTTGGACTCCAAATGCTAACTCTCTTATCtcaataactattttttaaggTGTTGTTCTCTCAAGATTCATATTACAAGTATTCATTAAACTAATTACGGTCATATCATCCCCATGTGGGCACATAAGGGGAAGGTAAAAATagcatatttatataacttcaAGTAACAGCTTCTTTCAGAATATACTCCATTAAAATGAACAAAACCATAAGAGTCTCTCTGACAGTGAAGATGTAGAGTCCGTTATGCTGGCATGGCAAACATATTGAGGTCCATTTAGGGATAGATGCTTGCGTGTTGACCAAGGATTCGATAAGGAGGAATCCTAATCATCATTTATCTACCAGACAAGGTGAATATTCCGCATAAAAACCTTAGACTTAATGCCCCAATTTCTTTATTCTGTATTATTTGTGATGGTTTTTTAAAAAGGGGCCATTCCCTTCAATAACACTTGCAGAATCTACCTCCATAGCTGGATTACCCTTCAAAAATAGCCGTTGCttttgaaatattgaataaatcgAATTCTAACTAACTcacttaaattcgaattaattttgagctaattcttattaaatgtttaaattcaatCGGAATCAAATCCCACCATATTAATATTTGCTTTATCCTGCCTGATGACCTTGAAAGTTGAAAGTGAGAAACTAGGGCCAATTCAATTCATCTGGTACTCATTTTCGGTGTTATTTTATCAGCTTCTCCACATGCTTTCTCTCTTTtcgtttaattattatatcaaacagTTGGGGTCCATGAGCCCAGGTTCATCAGGATTCCCCTCAGCTTCTGTTCccctgtaatattttattataaataaatacaaccCATATCAGTCACAATACATAGAACAGTATTttgcaattttaatttatcaaatatgtataattttctttttccattcaAGATCTCCATCAAAACCTAAACACACcggaaatataaatattaatctaaatataaagttttaatattttttatcaaaagaaTCCTCTATAACTTTGTTGATGAATCTTAATAGAATATCAATTTATTagacaaatttaaaacaaatttagatatttaatcaacaattttatttactttctgAAACACACGTACAAACCTAACTCACAAATTTCCATGGGACCTATTATTGATGTCGCTGAGGAGTTTAGTAAGAGGACTTTTACCCCGTTTCAGATTgccaataaaaatatgtataatttctTTAAGAACATAGTAAACATGTGTCATACAGAGAGAATTTAAATGGGTGATGGGCAGTGCAGAAACAATGTTCAGATTTGAGAAAGATCAGTTTATGCAATTGTGTAATGCATGACAGAGAGCTGACATCGGCGAGAATATTTTTCTGTTTGGTGAAAGGCCTCAAAGTCTCCACCAATAAAGCAAACATAAAATATCTCTAATCCTGTGCAAAACTTGCGGCTACTAGTGAAGGCAAACAGATTCACGCCCATGTTTTGAAGTTGAGGCTTGACTCTGATGCATTTGTTCATATTTCGCTTATTATACATGTATGCACAGAATGGTGAATTGGAAAGTGCAATATTGGTATTTGATAAAAGCATTCTCCGTTTCATACGCGGCTTTGATCCCCGGTTCTGCGTCGAGAGTTTATCTAGATGAGGCTAGGCAGCTTTCGATAAAATTCCCGTGAGGGATGTGAGTTTCTTTGAATGCTATGATCTCTGGTTATTCTCTAAGTGGTCGATATCAAGAGGCATTGGAAGTTTTTCAAGGGATTTAGGTTCTCTTGAATTGGGCAACTGGGTTCAGTCTTGGATTGAAGAACATGGACTTTGTAACAATCTTCCTACTGTTAGTGAACTTATGATATGTACTCAAAATGTGGTAACTTGGAGAAGGGTCGTGGATCGTTTGATAGTGCAGAGCAAAGGGATGTTATTTGATGGAATGTTATGATTGGTGGCTATGCTCATATGAGCCACTACAAAGAAGCGGTAATGTTATTTCGCCAAATGGTACGACCAGAGATAGAGCCTAATGATGTATCATTTTAAAGCATTTTCCCAGCTTGTGCTTGTTTAGGTGCAATTGATCTTGGCAAATGGATTCATGCCTATGTAAACAAGAACTTTCAAAAACTAAAGATAATATCCCTCTGGACAAGTCTTGTTGAGATGTATGCTAAATGTGGAAATATGGAGGCAGCAACACAAGTTCTTGATGCCATGAGTTTCAAAAGCTTGGCTTCTTTGAATGCAATGATATCTGGGTTATCCATGCATGGGAATGCAGATAAGGCTTTTGAACTCATCTCAACAATGATTACTGGAGCATTCAAGCCAGATGATATCGTTGTTTTTGGTGTCTTATCTGCTTGTAGCGATGCAGGCTCCCTGGATCTTGGACGCCAATATTTCACCTCAATGATCCCAGATGacaaattttcacaaaaattgCAACGCTTTGGTTGCATGGCAGAACTTCTGTATCATTGGTGTGAAAGTTTGTGCTAACAAGCAATACATTGAACTCGAGCGAAATTTGGTGAAACAATataaagagacaaaaaaaagataaaaaatcagtttttaacgtaattttactaaaaatccCAAGAGTCTATGTCTaccatattatttttatctaagtAGTGAGagtgaaaattataaaattaaaatgctaaCGTTATTGGACATTAGgagtatcattttttttttgtaagaaccttttagttattaaaattttattaaaattaaagttaaggTCACATTACAATTGTTTTATGGGTTATAACAGTTGATGATTTGATACGCATAATTGTGATTTCAATTTGGTAAGAGAGTAATCAAACTTTAGttgtaattgttaaaataaaagaaaataattttaagataataaaaaataattatttaatgtttgatAGATTATAAGAGTTAAAACAGATTaaacctttatttttaatacgagacttttaaaaaaaaaattattttatatctaagtttttattatagttacgagataaaataatattttcttaataataattggTCACACTCGTGAGTTtgattatgaaaaaattttgataacataACAAATACCTCTCAATTTTTGGAGTCCGCATAGGATTGTAGAAACCATTTCCTTTTTCGCATAAATGAGCACCATATGATCGGTTAGGATTCTATAATCGCTAAAATGGCAGGAGGCATCTAGACATTTAATCTCCTGCGTTCACTTTTGCATCAAAACTTCAAAACTAGAGATTCCTCCGTTCAACAGTTTTTCTTCATGTTCTTTTGTCTTGCATTGCTTTGTCGTTTATTGCTTTCATAATTTGTTTGCAGAATTTTTGCCTAAATTCCCCCggtttttcacccaaaattgcTCAATGAAAAACAGAAGTGGACATTTTGACCAAGTTTTGGATTTGGCATTGCCatcaaacataatatttatcataaattcaTAACCATAACAAATCGTTGGACTTGTAATTGTAGTAGCAAGGAACACAAACGGTTATCGATCGACCTTGTATTATTCCATATGCCCAAAgatttatttccacccaaggcttgatgtaatttcaaacttttatttatctactttaaaaactttaaatctcatttataaattaatttttgttaaaatttttagtttaatataaagataaaattattattttaataatattattaaaaaatatataatttatcatattttttctcttctttagattttaaaaattaataattttattcatacctaaaattttttaagtctaagaaatcatatttttttcctttaaatttagagtttttttccTCACCTCAATCTTTAACTACCTTCTTTTTTCACCTTTAACCGCAGTTCTCTCTATGACTTGatgaatagtttaaaattttgaaaattgatgcaTTATAGTTTGGAATCAAACATTGGTCTATTCTATACCTCCTATTTATTTGTAGTAGTTTTATGTAATCCGTGTTGATGGGTAATCCGTATTTATACTCAAAACAATGGGCATTGGTAACTGGTCACAGGTTAATTATTCACTTCCACACCCACTCCCATAAAGTAACTTGTTAATTGTTCCTTGCTTAACCCATTTTTCTGAACCat is part of the Mangifera indica cultivar Alphonso chromosome 13, CATAS_Mindica_2.1, whole genome shotgun sequence genome and harbors:
- the LOC123194559 gene encoding zinc finger Ran-binding domain-containing protein 2-like, which translates into the protein MSWAAGDWMCPACQNQNFKKRDACQNCNYPRYGGPEPSTWTVLRLGDWYCTAVNCENQITCGAHNFASRSNCYVCGSRKQAGGPTKPGDWTCPRTECGVHNYAKRTECFKCKTPKGSGGAVI